A DNA window from Trichosurus vulpecula isolate mTriVul1 chromosome 2, mTriVul1.pri, whole genome shotgun sequence contains the following coding sequences:
- the PRR12 gene encoding proline-rich protein 12 isoform X2, which produces MDRNYPSAGFGDPLGAGAGWSYERSAKASLVYGGSRTSHPETDILHRQAYAAPHPLQGYATNHHPAGLSGLFDTGLHHAGSAGPDASVMNLISALESRAPQPGPSASSLLSQFRSPSWQTAMHTPGPTELFISGALPGSGTFPSSSALSAYQHPASFGGRPFPVPSSLSLQDPPFSPPANGLLSPHDVLHLKPSQAPTVPSSLGFERLAGSGVLGPASLGPAQTPPYRTGPPEPPPPPRHLPAQFNLLASSSSEQSSPQLYNFSGAAPPGPPPERALPRQDSVIKHYQRPASAQPPPPPPPPPPTHSLQHYLSCGGSYPPPAMGHRASLACSPLGGEPSPGAGEAAKAGQGAGTGGTGAGGRAAGPEAGPGTGGQGAGAAGGGYRPIIQSPGYKAAKGGYGAGAGTARPPPSRSTATPKCQSLGGGGYATGTGKPSGAGSGGGQAYSPGQPQGLLGPQAYSQGFGATQAQDLSKGPGYTAGPPQAQPGGPPQQPPPSLTTCQSYSPDQLQSLPYGVQSEGYPGPAPHSQGLPTASPSLSYSTGHSPALSGHGGAWGHTPASLGGGGGGEASPSHIIRPLQSPPATGGGRPPGVASPGAPGKYLSSVLASPTFLGPPGGGGGYPGAGGAGGYKGKGDGGELLGGPGSGGTGQRTEDEDFLIQHLLQAPSPPRGSGPDGLVGECEEQRGSEGPGSGNGPKATAAYDLAKEEQQRYHLQSVIRTSASLDDGAALELGLGRLKDKKKSASSERGTPEALATSVVHYGAGAKDLGAYLQKTPPPPAPAPPPPSHHNLLLEGAPELPLVLPPPPPPPPPQLLPSVLSHAPSPPAPPPAPPPRKVGVHLLEPSPRDTGPLQLEAHLRGPPGLEASPSPRLRADEGLEAPGAMQDLLGALEPLPAPPAEAGGPQPGEAKDPAGAYRSPSPQGPKAPRFVPLTSICFPDSLLQDEERSFFPTMEEMFGGGTNDDYPKAGPPEDEADPKGSGSGAAPPGPPAYDPYGPYCPGGPTSGGPEPPGLSLDPGKTPVELPSTVNTEPLGLIQAGQHQPPPPPPPPPPPPPEPKGGLTSPIFCSSKPKKLLKTSSFHLLRRRDPPFQTPKKLYAQEYEFEADEDKADVPADIRLNSRRLPDLLPDLVSSCRSRPALSPLGDIDFCPPAPGPTGPRRRGRKPTKAKRDGPPRPRGRPRIRPLAEPPPGPQLGPHAPGPQADGARKPRGRGRGRGRKADEPNTEGLEPLKPLKIKLAVPKVGEGGGPVVGEPASSGPMDSGLDSSQTREKIQAKIKEVEEKQPEMKSGFMASFLDFLKSGKRQQLPSGSGPPPSPSKAGPTRTLGPPPAVAPPPPPPPPAPTFGLGGALEAAESDGLGLGCPSPCKRLDEELKRNLETLPSFSSDEEDSVAKNRDLQESISSAISALDDPPAPKEAGPAATPAAASSPEAPILEEKPPPSPAPSSPPSPPSPPPLVPPEPTSSSPLPPPPPPPPPAIPAVPMALLSPPEVPTLVSAPAPSPEEPEPPDARPLHLAKKQETAAVCGETDDEAGESGGEGIFRERDEFVIRAEDIPALKLALQTGREPPPIWRVQKALLQKFTPEIKDGQRQFCATSNYLGYFGDAKNRYQRLYVKFLENVNKKDYVRVCARKPWHRPPVPVRRPGQPKAAPASSGTTAPGGGVSLPKPPAPPSKPEPSEKAPEKPPEKAPEKPPENPPEKVPEKVPEKSPEKSPEPAPEKPPPSARAPDKERALRSERATRGDRGPRPGPPTAEAAPARPPRPPKARPAKVKAEPPPKKRKKWLKEASERSAATRGSSSESESSPGPPKRAAPGRLLKTRAMREMYRSYVEMLVSTALDPDMIQALEDTHDELYLPPMRKIDGILNEHKKKVLKRLSLSPALQDALHTFPQLQVERGSGGAGGAEGAPGTGSGAVRLRPAGDPYNRKTLSKLKRTVARAQEFKVELDKSSFYTLYHALHHYKYHTFLRCRDQTLAIEGGADDLGQEEVVQQCMRNQPWLEQLFDSFSDLLAQAQAQAQGRCV; this is translated from the exons CGCCAGGCTTATGCAGCCCCTCACCCACTTCAGGGGTATGCCACCAATCATCACCCTGCAG GGCTCTCTGGCTTGTTTGACACGGGCCTCCACCATGCTGGTTCAGCTGGCCCAGACGCCTCTGTCATGAATCTCATCTCTGCCCTGGAGTCCCGGGCCCCCCAGCCAGGCCcgtctgcttcctctctcctgtcCCAGTTCCGAAGTCCATCCTGGCAGACAG CCATGCACACACCTGGCCCCACGGAGCTGTTCATCTCGGGAGCCTTGCCCGGCTCGGGGACATTCCCATCCTCCTCAGCTCTGTCTGCCTACCAGCACCCAGCCTCATTTGGGGGCCGCCCCTTCCCGGTGCCATCGTCCCTAAGCCTCCAGGACCCACCCTTCAGCCCACCAGCCAATGGGCTCCTGTCTCCACATGACGTCTTGCACCTGAAGCCTTCCCAGGCCCCAACTGTGCCCTCCTCGCTGGGCTTCGAGAGGCTGGCAGGGAGTGGTGTCCTGGGGCCTGCCAGCCTGGGGCCCGCTCAGACTCCTCCCTATCGCACGGGACCTCCTgagcctcccccacctccccgccATCTCCCTGCTCAGTTTAACCTCCTGGCCTCCTCCTCTTCAGAGCAGTCCTCTCCCCAGCTGTACAACTTCTCTGGGGCTGCCCCACCTGGGCCCCCACCTGAGCGGGCCTTGCCCAGGCAAGACAGCGTCATCAAGCACTACCAGAGGCCAGCCAGTGCCCAACCCCCGCCcccgcctcccccacccccgccgaCCCACTCCCTACAGCACTATCTGAGCTGTGGTGGCAGCTACCCACCCCCAGCCATGGGCCACCGGGCCAGCCTGGCCTGTAGTCCTCTAGGTGGGGAGCCTTCTCCTGGAGCTGGGGAGGCAGCTAAGGCAGGGCAGGGGGCTGGCACAGGGGGCACAGGGGCTGGGGGCCGGGCAGCAGGTCCAGAGGCTGGGCCAGGGACAGGGGGGCAGGGGGCTGGTGCGGCAGGGGGTGGCTACCGCCCCATCATTCAGTCCCCTGGGTACAAGGCAGCCAAGGGGGGTTATGGGGCAGGGGCAGGAACGGCGAGGCCCCCCCCATCCCGCTCCACAGCCACACCTAAGTGCCAGagcctggggggtgggggctaTGCTACTGGGACTGGGAAGCCCAGTGGGGCAGGCAGTGGTGGGGGGCAAGCTTACTCCCCAGGCCAGCCCCAGGGCCTCCTGGGTCCCCAGGCTTACAGCCAGGGTTTTGGTGCCACCCAGGCCCAAGACCTAAGTAAGGGACCTGGCTATACAGCAGGGCCTCCCCAGGCTCAGCCTGGTGGGCCCCCCCAGCAACCTCCTCCCAGCCTGACCACCTGCCAAAGCTACTCACCTGACCAGCTCCAGAGCCTTCCTTATGGGGTGCAGAGTGAAGGTTACCCTGGCCCTGCCCCTCACTCCCAGGGCCTGCCCACAGCCAGCCCTTCACTCAGCTATAGCACGGGCCACTCTCCAGCCCTGTCAGGCCATGGTGGGGCCTGGGGCCACACACCAGCCTCCTTAGgcggtggtgggggtggggaagctagTCCCTCCCACATCATTCGACCATTGCAGTCACCACCAGCCACTGGGGGAGGGCGGCCCCCAGGGGTGGCCAGCCCTGGGGCCCCTGGAAAGTATCTGAGTTCAGTGTTGGCCTCTCCGACCTTCCTGGGCCCCCCTGGTGGGGGTGGTGGCTACCCAGGGGCAGGGGGTGCTGGGGGCTATAAGGGCAAAGGAGATGGGGGAGAGCTGCTGGGGGGGCCCGGGAGTGGGGGGACAGGGCAGCGCACTGAAGATGAGGACTTCCTCATCCAGCACTTGCTCCAGGCCCCCAGCCCGCCCCGGGGCTCAGGTCCTGATGGGCTAGTGGGAGAGTGTGAGGAGCAGAGAGGCAGTGAGGGGCCTGGCAGTGGGAATGGCCCCAAGGCCACCGCAGCCTATGACCTGGCCAAGGAGGAACAGCAGCGCTACCACCTGCAGAGCGTGATCCGGACGAGTGCCAGCCTGGACGATGGGGCCGCTTTGGAGCTGGGGCTGGGGCGGCTGAAGGACAAGAAGAAGTCTGCCAGCAGTGAGCGGGGCACCCCAGAAGCCCTGGCCACCTCAGTGGTCCACTATGGGGCAGGGGCCAAGGACCTGGGAGCCTACCTGCAGAAGACTCCGCCCCCGCCTGCCCCAGctccccctccaccctcccaccACAACCTACTCTTGGAGGGTGCCCCTGAGCTTCCTCTTGTCTTGCCTCCCCCTCcgcctccacctccaccccagcTCCTGCCTTCAGTGCTGAGCCATGCGCCCAGCCCCCCAGCTCCCCCCCCTGCTCCTCCACCTCGCAAAGTTGGGGTACATCTCCTAGAGCCCAGCCCTCGAGACACTGGACCTCTCCAACTGGAGGCCCACCTGCGGGGGCCCCCTGGCCTCGAAGCTTCTCCCAGCCCCCGGCTGCGTGCTGATGAGGGACTGGAGGCCCCTGGGGCCATGCAGGACCTGCTGGGTGCCCTGGAGCCCCTGCCTGCACCCCCTGCCGAGGCGGGTGGCCCTCAGCCTGGGGAGGCCAAGGACCCAGCAGGAGCCTACCGGAGCCCCAGCCCACAGGGGCCCAAGGCTCCTCGCTTTGTGCCCTTGACGTCCATCTGCTTCCCTGATTCGCTGCTGCAGGATGAGGAACGGAGCTTCTTCCCCACAATGGAGGAGATGTTTGGTGGAGGAACCAATGATGATTACCCCAAGGCAGGGCCTCCAGAGGATGAGGCTGACCCCAAGGGCAGTGGCAGCGGAGCTGCCCCTCCAGGTCCTCCGGCCTATGATCCTTATGGTCCCTACTGCCCTGGTGGACCAACAAGTGGGGGCCCTGAGCCACCTGGGCTGAGCTTGGACCCTGGCAAAACCCCTGTTGAGCTGCCATCCACAGTTAACACGGAACCCTTGGGCCTGATCCAGGCTGGCCAGCACCAGCCACCGCCACCACCCccgccacccccacctccacccccagaaCCTAAGGGCGGCCTTACCTCACCCATCTTTTGCTCATCCAAGCCCAAGAAGCTGCTGAAGACCTCATCCTTCCACCTGCTGCGGCGGCGGGACCCTCCCTTCCAGACTCCCAAGAAGCTGTATGCCCAGGAGTATGAGTTTGAGGCTGATGAGGACAAGGCCGACGTGCCTGCTGACATACGCCTCAACTCTCGCCGCCTCCCGGACCTGCTGCCAGACCTTGTGTCTAGCTGCCGATCACGCCCGGCCCTTTCACCCCTGGGGGACATTGACTTCTGCCCGCCAGCCCCTGGCCCTACTGGGCCCCGTCGTCGGGGAAGGAAGCCCACTAAAGCCAAACGGGATGGCCCACCTCGGCCCAGGGGACGGCCCCGCATCCGGCCTTTGGCTGAACCTCCTCCTGGGCCCCAGCTGGGTCCCCATGCCCCTGGCCCCCAGGCAGATGGAGCCAGGAAGCCCCGAGgtcggggccggggccgggggaGAAAGGCAGATGAGCCCAACACAGAGGGGCTGGAGCCCCTGAAGCCACTCAAG ATCAAACTGGCCGTGCCCAAAGTGGGTGAGGGTGGTGGCCCTGTGGTGGGCGAGCCAGCATCTTCTGGCCCCATGGACAGTGGCCTGGACTCTAGCCAGACCCGGGAGAAGATCCAGGCAAAGATCAAGGAGGTGGAAGAAAAGCAGCCGGAGATGAAGTCGGGCTTCATGGCCTCTTTCCTGGATTTCCTGAAATCGGGCAAACGGCAGCAGCTGCCCTCGGGCTCGGGGCCGCCCCCCAGCCCCTCCAAGGCAGGGCCTACTCGGACTCTGGGGCCTCCTCCAGCAGTggcccccccacctccacccccaccccctgcccccacctttgGGCTTGGTGGGGCCCTAGAGGCTGCAGAGAGCGACGGCCTGGGCCTTGGCTGCCCCTCGCCCTGCAAGCGACTGGACGAGGAACTGAAGCGGAACCTGGAGACCCTGCCCTCCTTCTCCTCGGATGAGGAGGACTCGGTGGCCAAGAACCGGGACCTGCAGGAGAGCATCTCCTCTGCCATCTCGGCCCTGGACGATCCGCCTGCCCCCAAAGAAGCTGGTCCGGCTGCCACCCCCGCCGCAGCCTCCAGCCCTG AGGCCCCCATCCTGGAAGAGAAGCCGCCCCCATCACCTGCTCCATCgtctcctccctcacctccttcGCCCCCACCCTTGGTGCCGCCAGagcccacctcctcctccccactccctccaccTCCGCCGCCTCCGCCTCCTGCCATCCCAGCTGTGCCAATGGCACTGCTCTCTCCGCCAGAGGTGCCAACCCTGGTCTCGGCCCCCGCCCCGTCCCCCGAGGAGCCAGAGCCCCCTGATGCCAGGCCCTTGCACTTAGCCAAGAAGCAGGAGACAGCGGCTGTTTGTGgagagactgatgatgaagcGGGGGAGAGTGGAGGCGAGGGCATCTTCCGAGAGAGGGACGAGTTTGTCATCCGGGCAGAGGACATTCCAGCTCTCAAG CTGGCCCTGCAGACAGGCCGGGAACCACCCCCCATCTGGAGGGTTCAGAAGGCTCTTCTCCAGAAGTTCACCCCAGAGATCAAGGATGGACAGAGGCAGTTCTGTGCTACTAGCAAC TACTTGGGTTATTTTGGTGATGCCAAGAACCGATACCAGCGACTCTACGTGAAGTTTCTGGAGAACGTGAATAAGAAGGATTATGTGAGAGTGTGTGCACGAAAGCCTTGGCATCGGCCCCCAGTCCCTGTCAG GCGTCCAGGACAGCCAAAGGCTGCTCCAGCATCATCTGGGACAACAGCCCCAGGGGGTGGGGTGTCCCTTCCCAAGCCCCCAGCTCCCCCTTCAAAGCCAGAGCCCTCTGAGAAAGCTCCTGAGAAGCCCCCTGAGAAGGCCCCTGAGAAGCCCCCTGAGAACCCGCCTGAGAAGGTCCCGGAGAAGGTCCCGGAGAAGTCCCCAGAGAAGTCCCCGGAGCCAGCCCCAGAGAAACCACCTCCTTCAGCACGAGCTCCCGACAAGGAGCGCGCCCTGCGGTCTGAGAGGGCCACACGAGGGGATCGGGGGCCCCGCCCTGGCCCTCCTACAGCAGAGGCAGCCCCGGCCAGGCCTCCACGCCCTCCAAAGGCCAGGCCAGCCAAGGTGAAGGCCGAGCCTCCcccaaagaagaggaagaaatggctGAAGGAGGCGAGTGAACGTTCAGCCGCGACCAGAGGCAGCTCCTCCGAATCCGAGTCCTCCCCCGGGCCCCCCA AACGGGCGGCCCCTGGGCGGCTACTGAAGACTCGGGCCATGAGAGAGATGTACCGCAGCTATGTGGAGATGCTGGTGAGCACAGCCCTGGACCCTGACATGATTCAGGCCTTGGAGGACACACATG ATGAGCTGTACTTGCCTCCAATGAGAAAGATTGATGGAATTCTTAATGAGCACAAGAAAAAGGTTCTCAAGCGCCTTTCCCTGAGTCCAGCCCTGCAG GATGCCCTGCACACCTTCCCCCAGCTGCAGGTAGAGCGTGGCAGTGGTGGGGCTGGGGGAGCAGAGGGTGCCCCCGGGACAGGCTCTGGTGCTGTGCGGCTTCGGCCTGCAGGGGACCCATATAACCGGAAGACCCTGAGCAAGCTGAAGAGGACTGTGGCCCGAGCGCAG GAATTCAAGGTGGAGCTGGACAAGTCAAGCTTCTATACACTCTATCATGCTCTCCACCACTACAAATACCACACGTTCCTCCGCTGCCGGGACCAG aCACTGGCCATCGAGGGAGGTGCTGATGACCTGGGGCAGGAAGAGGTGGTACAGCAGTGTATGAGAAATCAGCCCTGGCTGGAACAGCTGTTTGATTCATTCAGTGACCTCTTGGCCCAGGCCCAGGCTCAGGCCCAAGGCCGATGCGTGTGA